A genomic window from Methanomassiliicoccales archaeon includes:
- a CDS encoding DUF4129 domain-containing protein, with protein MKRRLTILYFIIVLLMSAIISSQAKIGEVKKGTQDYYLIGLFFAILIVIAGIILIQIFLEVGDPFVKKGPDYEVNWGIFLAMIVGSIIIALPLLYKAYKTPLSNITINQTGGVYHVNQSYNVSFYERYFQNPLGSSVEGSIYLYAFFGVLVTLLAYVAVRFYLDLRAAKERKRLKEIVEKFDKKLEEEGINFLGDPNEIVIKLYKNAVTWLRLLGIPYRGSWTHWEHAEKVKYKHEAYVSLAKLFEKAKYAPEKVTMDDARKAYDLYTRIKGDVNEV; from the coding sequence ATGAAGCGTAGATTGACAATCCTTTATTTTATCATCGTTCTACTAATGAGTGCTATAATAAGCTCTCAAGCTAAAATTGGAGAGGTTAAAAAGGGAACTCAAGACTATTACTTGATTGGTCTGTTCTTTGCTATTTTGATAGTTATTGCAGGGATAATATTAATTCAGATCTTTCTTGAAGTTGGAGATCCCTTTGTCAAAAAAGGCCCAGATTACGAAGTAAATTGGGGGATATTTCTTGCTATGATAGTTGGTTCTATCATAATAGCCCTTCCACTCCTTTATAAGGCGTATAAGACACCCTTGTCAAACATAACCATTAACCAGACAGGAGGGGTCTACCATGTTAATCAGAGTTATAATGTCAGCTTTTATGAGAGATACTTCCAAAACCCGTTAGGTTCATCTGTCGAAGGGAGTATCTATTTATATGCCTTCTTTGGAGTGCTTGTGACACTTTTGGCTTATGTTGCTGTTAGATTTTATCTTGATTTAAGAGCCGCAAAGGAGAGGAAAAGACTTAAAGAGATCGTAGAGAAATTTGATAAAAAGTTGGAGGAAGAAGGCATAAATTTCCTCGGAGATCCAAATGAGATAGTAATCAAATTGTATAAAAATGCGGTAACATGGCTCAGACTTTTGGGCATCCCTTACAGAGGAAGCTGGACACACTGGGAACATGCTGAGAAGGTGAAGTATAAACATGAGGCCTATGTGAGTCTTGCAAAGCTCTTTGAAAAAGCAAAATATGCACCTGAAAAAGTTACAATGGATGATGCTAGGAAAGCTTATGACCTCTATACGAGAATTAAAGGTGATGTAAATGAGGTTTAA
- a CDS encoding DUF2118 domain-containing protein, whose product MEKIPLLFVESTAEECVEDDKAKIDCIIIQKNIEVRLKKEEKLPAFIDVKKAKFMKKEVYDRFRFYVDKYEHRMICDVIIVLPDRRTEIRLYKGDELMLLPVEGYVSSIIAEVGNRVRKSDAFAAITTKKGEVHYLKPPKNGTVIYIDEFTNRPHYVYYLLPEEL is encoded by the coding sequence ATGGAAAAAATCCCACTGCTTTTCGTTGAGAGCACTGCTGAGGAATGTGTGGAGGATGATAAGGCGAAGATAGATTGTATAATTATTCAGAAAAACATAGAAGTGAGGTTAAAGAAAGAGGAAAAACTTCCTGCTTTTATAGATGTAAAAAAAGCAAAATTCATGAAAAAAGAAGTCTATGACAGATTTCGTTTCTATGTAGACAAATATGAGCATAGAATGATTTGTGATGTGATAATAGTATTGCCAGATAGAAGAACAGAAATAAGACTTTACAAAGGGGATGAACTAATGCTCCTACCCGTAGAAGGATACGTTTCAAGTATAATCGCAGAGGTCGGGAATAGAGTTAGAAAAAGTGATGCATTTGCTGCAATAACAACTAAAAAAGGGGAGGTACACTACCTCAAACCACCCAAGAACGGAACAGTGATTTACATCGATGAATTCACCAACAGACCACACTATGTATACTATCTCCTTCCAGAGGAGCTTTAA